The following are encoded together in the Mesoterricola sediminis genome:
- a CDS encoding glycosyltransferase family protein, giving the protein MIRLLILGQPYWSNRFAALAARIPGGAEARFLAPREVFTREGRAWVRQADVFLRMGYRPGAPTWRGRAFDALWALLRRLNPRARAAHYWIGTDVLNTLEDFRAGTLRKGPLARSRADLHWADAPWLVDELREVGLESRYIALPVPLEDVSVPERLPEPFTVLTYIPDGRAEFYDGPSLLQAARALPDVRFEVIGGTGTWVEQPPPNLSFHGWQVDVRPFLERATVVVRLVRHDGMGGTVREALQAGRIVLYSHPMPCVTRVPFQDPAALTAELASLRDRFRRGELAPNAEGHAYVLATFDLATCLDAYRRDLDHLLGRTQAAAGTRP; this is encoded by the coding sequence CGGCCCTCGCGGCCCGCATCCCCGGAGGCGCCGAGGCCCGCTTCCTGGCGCCCCGGGAGGTCTTCACCCGGGAAGGGCGGGCCTGGGTCCGCCAGGCCGACGTCTTCCTCCGCATGGGCTACCGCCCCGGCGCCCCCACCTGGCGGGGCCGGGCCTTCGACGCCCTCTGGGCCCTGCTCCGGCGGCTCAACCCCCGGGCCCGGGCCGCCCACTACTGGATCGGCACGGATGTGCTGAACACCCTCGAGGATTTCCGGGCCGGCACCCTCCGGAAGGGCCCCCTGGCCCGGTCCCGGGCGGACCTCCACTGGGCCGACGCCCCCTGGCTGGTGGACGAGCTGCGGGAGGTGGGCCTCGAAAGCCGCTACATCGCCCTCCCCGTGCCCCTGGAGGACGTGTCCGTCCCGGAGCGGCTGCCCGAACCCTTCACGGTCCTGACCTACATCCCGGACGGCCGGGCCGAGTTCTACGACGGCCCCTCCCTCCTGCAGGCGGCCCGGGCCCTCCCCGACGTCCGCTTCGAGGTCATCGGCGGCACGGGCACCTGGGTGGAGCAGCCGCCGCCCAACCTGAGCTTCCACGGCTGGCAGGTGGATGTGCGCCCCTTCCTGGAGCGGGCCACCGTGGTGGTCCGCCTCGTGCGCCACGACGGCATGGGCGGCACGGTGCGCGAGGCCCTCCAGGCTGGCCGGATCGTGCTCTACTCCCACCCCATGCCCTGCGTGACCCGGGTGCCCTTCCAGGACCCCGCCGCCCTCACGGCGGAACTGGCCTCCCTGCGGGACCGGTTCCGGCGCGGGGAGCTCGCCCCGAACGCGGAGGGCCACGCCTACGTCCTGGCCACCTTCGACCTGGCGACGTGCCTCGACGCCTACCGGCGCGACCTCGATCACCTCCTGGGCCGGACCCAGGCCGCCGCGGGGACCCGCCCATGA
- a CDS encoding glycosyltransferase family 4 protein: protein MKPRIRRLAYLCMQATREGQASYAHVNEIIAGLRRRGVTVDLFEPPRREGSQGLAGRAWGFLTVQLRLVARLADYDAVYLRGHFVAALAIWAAKVLRIPLVIEVNGPHEDVYTMYPWTRRFGGFLRALTRHQHRIADAIVTVTPQMAQWVKDDCGAENVHVVPNGANLDHFRPGLRDARAPGGPYAVFFGAFSPWQGIATMLAAVRHPDWPAGMKLVLAGDGTERPAVEAAAREDGRVVYAGVLPYRELGGLVAPATVGLCVKDDGGTHAATGWSPLKLYEMMATGIPVVVTDLPGQFEVVEAARAGLVLPPGDPGALARAVAHLAAHPDEARAMGARGHELVAREHSWDRRGQDTLEVLEGVARGASRA from the coding sequence ATGAAGCCCAGGATCCGGCGCCTCGCCTACCTCTGCATGCAGGCCACCCGCGAGGGGCAGGCCTCCTACGCCCACGTGAACGAGATCATCGCCGGCCTCCGCCGGCGCGGCGTGACCGTGGACCTCTTCGAGCCGCCGCGCCGGGAGGGCTCCCAGGGCCTCGCGGGCCGTGCCTGGGGCTTCCTGACGGTCCAGCTGCGCCTCGTGGCGCGCCTGGCGGACTACGACGCCGTCTACCTCCGCGGCCACTTCGTGGCCGCCCTGGCGATCTGGGCGGCCAAGGTGCTGCGGATCCCCCTGGTCATCGAGGTGAACGGACCCCACGAGGACGTCTACACCATGTATCCCTGGACCCGGCGGTTCGGGGGCTTCCTGCGCGCCCTGACCCGGCACCAGCACCGCATCGCCGACGCCATCGTCACGGTGACCCCGCAGATGGCCCAGTGGGTGAAGGACGACTGCGGCGCGGAGAACGTCCACGTGGTCCCCAACGGCGCCAACCTGGACCACTTCCGGCCCGGCCTCCGCGACGCCCGGGCCCCCGGGGGCCCCTACGCGGTGTTCTTCGGGGCCTTCTCGCCATGGCAGGGCATCGCCACCATGCTGGCCGCGGTGCGCCATCCGGACTGGCCCGCGGGGATGAAGCTCGTGCTGGCCGGGGACGGCACGGAGCGTCCCGCCGTCGAGGCCGCGGCCCGCGAGGACGGGCGCGTCGTCTACGCCGGCGTCCTCCCCTACCGGGAACTGGGCGGCCTCGTGGCCCCCGCGACGGTGGGCCTCTGCGTCAAGGACGACGGCGGCACCCACGCCGCGACCGGATGGAGCCCCCTCAAGCTCTACGAGATGATGGCCACCGGCATTCCGGTCGTCGTGACGGACCTGCCGGGGCAGTTCGAGGTGGTGGAGGCGGCCCGGGCCGGGCTCGTCCTCCCCCCCGGGGATCCGGGGGCCCTCGCCCGCGCCGTGGCGCACCTGGCCGCGCACCCCGACGAGGCCCGGGCCATGGGCGCCCGGGGCCATGAGCTGGTCGCCAGGGAGCACAGCTGGGACCGGCGCGGCCAGGACACCCTGGAGGTGCTCGAGGGCGTG